From a single Nostoc sp. MS1 genomic region:
- a CDS encoding alpha/beta hydrolase gives MWKKSVGYFLGIVSSITITTPALAAERIVFNYPPFGDFDIATADLEVFVNKGEITKDFGFYANRANPEQLKLARNFLSTKFPVSPTLVSQFTYSPIGEKMLQRFGELIQTQNRQNGFYALRSALILSAASSEGLSLVNIVKNYSSPSIRLNFSETVQTMGQLSELIQKRDVVIAKIQQLANQEATNLPPIDFNQRPDIRKSGTFNTTKITINLHDRSRDGQSRTVLERKYDVDVYLPQAESATPYPVIVISHGLADNRNGFVYLAQHLASHGFAVAALDHPVANSKQFQQFLAGIASPPRPTELIDRPLDIKYLLDELQRLSETDSRFKNKLNLQQVGVIGHSLGGYTALALAGGSFDFAKIRQECNPNRSLNISTFLQCRALDLKPDNYPIKDDRVKAIMVMNPLGSVIFGQKGMSTIPVPVMMVAGSQDIFTPAVPEQIRPFTNLPSKDKYLAVIENGTHFSVQSDLPNGENVIPVPQGLLGPDRKNVHTYMNALGVAFFQTYLSDGLRPTVGHRQEYKSYLTPAYAQFISQSPLNLTLVDSGDGEKISQLLSQVYQTP, from the coding sequence ATGTGGAAAAAATCTGTTGGCTATTTCTTAGGCATAGTTTCCAGCATAACTATCACTACTCCTGCACTTGCAGCAGAACGTATTGTATTTAATTACCCACCGTTTGGGGATTTTGATATTGCTACAGCAGATTTAGAAGTATTTGTTAATAAAGGTGAAATTACCAAGGACTTTGGATTTTACGCCAACCGTGCTAACCCAGAACAATTAAAGCTGGCTAGGAATTTTTTGAGTACTAAATTTCCTGTTTCTCCGACGCTTGTGTCTCAATTTACCTATTCTCCAATTGGTGAAAAGATGCTGCAACGTTTCGGAGAATTAATTCAAACTCAAAACAGACAAAATGGTTTTTACGCCCTGCGTTCTGCCCTAATATTATCAGCAGCAAGCTCTGAAGGGCTTTCTTTAGTTAATATAGTTAAAAATTATTCCAGCCCCAGTATTCGTCTCAATTTTTCTGAAACTGTACAGACAATGGGGCAGTTATCAGAACTCATACAAAAAAGGGATGTAGTAATTGCTAAAATTCAACAACTAGCAAACCAAGAGGCTACCAATTTACCACCAATAGATTTTAATCAAAGACCAGATATTCGTAAATCTGGTACATTTAATACTACAAAAATAACCATAAACCTACACGATCGCTCTCGTGATGGACAGTCTAGAACTGTTCTAGAACGGAAATATGATGTTGATGTTTACTTACCTCAAGCAGAATCAGCAACACCTTACCCAGTCATCGTCATTTCTCACGGTTTGGCGGATAATCGCAATGGCTTTGTTTATCTCGCTCAACATTTAGCATCTCATGGTTTCGCCGTTGCTGCGCTTGACCATCCGGTTGCTAACTCCAAGCAATTTCAACAATTTTTAGCCGGAATTGCTAGTCCTCCCCGACCGACGGAATTAATTGACCGTCCTTTAGATATCAAATACCTTTTAGATGAACTCCAACGCTTGAGCGAAACAGATTCTAGATTTAAAAATAAATTAAATCTGCAACAGGTGGGTGTAATTGGACATTCACTTGGCGGTTATACAGCTTTGGCGTTAGCTGGTGGTAGCTTTGATTTTGCCAAAATTCGCCAAGAATGTAACCCCAATCGTTCCCTAAATATTTCCACCTTTCTTCAATGTCGCGCCCTCGACCTGAAACCAGACAACTATCCTATTAAAGACGATCGCGTTAAAGCGATTATGGTAATGAATCCTTTAGGTAGTGTCATTTTTGGGCAGAAAGGTATGAGTACAATCCCAGTTCCTGTAATGATGGTGGCTGGAAGTCAAGATATATTTACCCCTGCAGTTCCCGAACAAATTCGACCATTTACCAATTTACCCAGTAAAGATAAATATTTGGCTGTGATTGAGAATGGAACCCACTTCTCCGTTCAATCAGACCTCCCAAATGGTGAAAATGTAATTCCTGTACCGCAAGGATTACTAGGGCCTGATAGAAAAAATGTTCACACTTATATGAATGCTTTGGGTGTGGCTTTTTTCCAAACTTATCTGAGCGATGGTCTCCGACCGACCGTAGGTCATCGCCAAGAATACAAGTCTTATTTAACACCTGCCTACGCTCAATTTATCAGTCAATCACCTTTAAATTTGACTTTAGTTGATTCTGGTGATGGAGAGAAAATTTCCCAACTGTTGAGTCAGGTTTACCAAACTCCGTAA
- a CDS encoding nickel/cobalt transporter, with product MFIWHRQWLSYFWAVVSAIFVLLMAKPALAHIGHGEFFTKTLIHQQLTPSLVITGFGIAFLFGAGHALAPGHGKTMVAAYLIGSQGTPQQAILLGVVTTITHTLGVFTLGIVALVASQYILPDTLYPILSLLSGLSICAVGFWLLDQRLDTHEHDHHHHHHPHSKSVTTQSLITLGIAGGIVPCPSALVLLLSAIALHQAAYGVVLISAFSLGLASVLVAIGLVVVYAHQWIDRLPNSGKLLQKLSLVGAIVVIVTGAALSAIAVM from the coding sequence ATGTTTATATGGCATAGGCAGTGGTTGTCTTACTTTTGGGCAGTAGTATCAGCAATATTTGTCTTATTGATGGCAAAACCTGCTCTTGCCCATATTGGACACGGTGAATTTTTCACCAAAACACTGATTCATCAACAACTAACACCAAGTTTGGTGATTACCGGATTTGGTATCGCCTTTCTCTTTGGAGCGGGACACGCCCTTGCGCCTGGACATGGTAAAACAATGGTGGCAGCCTATTTGATAGGTTCGCAGGGAACACCTCAACAGGCTATCTTATTGGGCGTAGTGACGACTATTACTCATACACTGGGAGTTTTTACGCTGGGAATTGTCGCATTGGTAGCTTCACAATATATTCTCCCAGATACTCTTTACCCGATTCTGAGTTTACTTAGTGGACTGAGTATATGTGCAGTAGGGTTTTGGTTATTGGATCAACGTCTTGACACTCATGAACATGACCATCATCACCACCATCACCCACATAGTAAATCTGTTACAACCCAATCATTAATTACCTTGGGTATTGCTGGGGGTATTGTACCTTGTCCATCAGCGCTAGTTTTATTGTTAAGTGCGATCGCCTTACATCAAGCAGCTTATGGTGTAGTATTAATTAGTGCATTTAGCCTGGGTTTAGCTTCGGTGTTGGTAGCTATTGGGTTAGTTGTTGTGTATGCTCATCAATGGATAGACCGCTTACCCAATAGTGGTAAATTACTGCAAAAGTTATCGCTGGTAGGTGCTATTGTTGTCATTGTCACTGGTGCAGCTTTGAGCGCGATCGCAGTTATGTAA
- a CDS encoding DUF6640 family protein, with protein sequence MNPVSKAKLSRILLSVVIVNTAVVSVAVDWNATHIFNPTWVPHARFHDVVMLWLLSSLSAIALWLLWRRSAEPQVSFAIATLVPMLFWFPFFFTTLLVPGTSLIAIPNEPLPTLAGIPIYPNVAIATVNEILAAIGYWLYHSHQAFKREI encoded by the coding sequence GTGAACCCTGTGTCAAAAGCAAAACTAAGCCGAATTTTACTCTCTGTAGTAATTGTCAATACAGCAGTAGTTTCCGTTGCTGTAGATTGGAATGCTACCCATATCTTCAACCCGACTTGGGTTCCTCATGCCCGATTTCATGATGTGGTGATGCTGTGGTTACTTAGTAGTTTATCAGCAATTGCTCTGTGGTTACTTTGGCGGCGATCAGCCGAACCACAAGTCAGCTTTGCGATCGCCACTTTGGTTCCTATGCTTTTCTGGTTTCCCTTTTTCTTTACCACTCTACTAGTTCCTGGCACTAGCTTAATCGCAATTCCCAATGAACCCCTACCCACGCTTGCCGGGATACCAATTTATCCAAATGTTGCGATTGCCACTGTCAACGAAATTTTAGCGGCAATTGGTTATTGGCTCTACCACAGTCATCAGGCTTTTAAGAGAGAGATATAG
- a CDS encoding SDR family oxidoreductase, with product MNLQNKVAIITGASSGIGEATAYELDSAGVSLVLTARNQDKLEKLANKLTNATFVASEVTEPDLPQRLLETALNSFGRVDALVNNAGVMVVGTVETIEIEEICQMVRINVESAFRLAYFFAKHFKQQSNGFIVNLSSISGTTNYPTMAAYCGTKHAIESFTDCLRLELAGSGVGVGCVEPGKVATNLYQNWSDEQKQMMNIEQPLVAQDIAKAIRFILEQPSNVNIGRLLVTPANQSA from the coding sequence ATGAACTTACAAAATAAAGTTGCCATCATCACTGGTGCTAGTAGTGGGATTGGTGAAGCCACGGCTTACGAATTAGATAGTGCAGGTGTTAGTCTTGTTCTCACTGCTAGAAATCAAGATAAACTTGAGAAACTCGCTAACAAACTTACCAATGCTACTTTTGTTGCCAGCGAAGTTACAGAGCCAGATTTACCTCAACGCTTATTAGAGACAGCGCTTAATTCCTTTGGACGAGTAGATGCACTGGTAAATAATGCGGGTGTGATGGTTGTTGGTACTGTGGAGACTATTGAGATTGAAGAAATTTGTCAAATGGTTCGCATCAATGTAGAGTCTGCATTTCGATTAGCGTACTTTTTTGCTAAACATTTTAAACAACAAAGCAACGGTTTTATTGTCAATCTATCTAGTATTTCTGGAACAACTAACTATCCTACAATGGCTGCTTATTGTGGTACAAAACACGCCATTGAGTCCTTTACTGATTGCCTACGTTTGGAATTAGCAGGTAGTGGGGTTGGTGTAGGTTGTGTTGAACCAGGAAAAGTAGCGACAAATCTCTATCAAAACTGGAGCGATGAGCAAAAGCAAATGATGAACATAGAACAGCCCCTTGTTGCTCAAGATATTGCTAAAGCAATTCGTTTCATCCTCGAACAACCAAGCAATGTGAATATCGGTCGCCTATTAGTTACACCGGCTAATCAATCAGCGTAA
- a CDS encoding ester cyclase — translation MTQVEQNLAIALQFMNEGIGKANLEIFDETLDANITVTTGLSPAAPIQGLENYKQIFSAFADAWPVKHFVIDDIFGVDNKVVVRFTATTVFQKDYYGVKATHQIVPLKEVHILTLKEGKIVENIVSGTNFPFEYIMYPVLKDAVIGNLAVEI, via the coding sequence ATGACTCAAGTCGAACAAAACTTAGCGATCGCGCTCCAATTCATGAATGAAGGAATCGGCAAAGCTAATTTAGAAATATTTGATGAAACCCTAGATGCAAATATTACAGTAACAACTGGCTTAAGTCCTGCCGCACCCATTCAAGGACTGGAAAACTACAAACAAATCTTTTCTGCTTTTGCCGATGCTTGGCCTGTGAAGCATTTTGTAATTGATGATATTTTCGGCGTTGATAACAAAGTTGTAGTCAGGTTCACTGCAACAACTGTTTTTCAGAAAGATTATTACGGTGTAAAAGCTACTCATCAAATTGTACCTCTAAAGGAAGTTCATATTCTTACCTTAAAAGAGGGCAAGATTGTAGAAAACATCGTGAGCGGTACAAACTTCCCCTTTGAATACATTATGTATCCAGTATTGAAGGATGCTGTGATTGGTAATTTGGCGGTAGAAATCTGA
- a CDS encoding NADPH-dependent F420 reductase translates to MKIGIVGSGNMGGGLGKIWAKAGHQVIFSYSRDENKLHQLAAAAGENAKVGTPEDAVAQSDVVLLAVWVPFLEEALKSIGSLDGKIIITCVSGLQPDFTGKTIGIATELKTSVAEIIQQFAPKANVVEAFNITFAEIIAAESRQFGSDCPSIFYCGDDAEAKTIVADLIRECGYEPVDAGELIVARSLETLATAWVQFAVASKLFPNLGLQALRR, encoded by the coding sequence ATGAAAATTGGTATAGTCGGTTCAGGAAATATGGGTGGTGGCTTGGGGAAGATTTGGGCAAAAGCTGGGCATCAAGTAATTTTTTCTTACTCCAGAGATGAGAATAAATTACATCAATTAGCGGCGGCGGCTGGTGAGAATGCAAAAGTGGGAACGCCTGAAGATGCAGTTGCCCAAAGTGATGTAGTTCTGTTGGCTGTATGGGTTCCTTTTTTAGAAGAAGCCTTAAAATCTATCGGTTCTCTTGATGGCAAAATTATCATTACTTGTGTGAGTGGCTTACAACCAGACTTTACTGGTAAAACAATCGGTATTGCCACTGAATTAAAAACATCTGTTGCCGAAATAATTCAGCAATTTGCACCAAAAGCAAATGTTGTGGAAGCCTTTAATATTACCTTTGCAGAAATAATTGCTGCTGAGTCTAGACAATTTGGTAGTGATTGCCCCAGTATTTTTTATTGTGGTGATGATGCTGAAGCGAAGACAATTGTCGCTGATTTGATTAGGGAATGTGGATATGAACCTGTAGACGCGGGTGAGTTGATAGTAGCCCGTTCCCTAGAAACATTAGCAACAGCTTGGGTACAGTTTGCCGTGGCCAGTAAATTGTTTCCCAATTTAGGATTGCAAGCATTGCGACGGTAG
- a CDS encoding helix-turn-helix transcriptional regulator yields MSAHRFQQVLSYIHSHLDQPIQLTELARIYGISPYYFCRLFKQSMGIAPYQYVLQQRMEKAKELLQQGKYAIADIALMVGCADQSHLTKHFKKYTGVTPKYFAENSSITRVA; encoded by the coding sequence GTGTCAGCTCATAGATTTCAGCAAGTATTAAGCTATATCCATAGCCATTTAGACCAACCAATCCAGTTAACTGAACTAGCCAGAATTTACGGCATTAGTCCATATTATTTTTGCCGATTGTTTAAGCAATCTATGGGTATTGCACCCTATCAATATGTACTTCAGCAACGGATGGAAAAAGCTAAAGAATTACTCCAGCAAGGAAAATATGCGATCGCCGATATTGCTCTCATGGTTGGCTGTGCAGATCAAAGCCATTTGACAAAACACTTCAAAAAATATACCGGAGTTACACCCAAATACTTTGCCGAAAATAGCAGCATAACCAGGGTTGCTTAA
- a CDS encoding alkene reductase — MIQVTQTDLFSPVQLGSYTLPNRIVMAPMTRNRAGVGNVPTQLNATYYAQRATAGLIVTECTQVSPQGLGYPGTPGIHSPEQIDGWRLVTDAVHSAGGRIFLQLWHTGRISHPSLQPDGALPVAPSAIAPRGNTSTYTGSQPFVTPRALETEEIPGVIEQFRQGAKNALTAGFDGVEIHGAFGYIIDQFLQDGTNKRTDIYGGSIENRVRFLLEVTEAVCSVWGAERVGIKLSPSNTYNDVHDSDPEALFSYAIAALNTFGLGYLHLMEASPADIRHGGKSIPVSDFRPLYTGTLIANGGYDREKGDAAIANGVADLVSFGQLFLANPDLPERLRLNTSFNQPDRNTFYGGDEKGYTDYPFMQSTTIE, encoded by the coding sequence ATGATTCAAGTAACTCAAACAGACTTATTCTCACCCGTTCAGCTTGGCTCTTACACATTGCCAAATCGAATTGTTATGGCTCCCATGACTCGTAATCGTGCGGGTGTGGGAAATGTCCCTACGCAACTTAATGCTACTTATTATGCTCAACGTGCCACGGCTGGACTGATTGTAACGGAATGTACCCAAGTATCACCGCAGGGTCTTGGTTATCCAGGAACGCCAGGGATTCATTCTCCAGAACAGATTGATGGTTGGCGATTGGTAACAGATGCAGTGCATAGTGCAGGTGGACGGATCTTTTTGCAACTATGGCATACAGGACGGATTTCTCATCCTTCTTTACAACCAGATGGTGCATTACCTGTAGCACCTTCCGCGATCGCACCTAGAGGTAACACCTCGACTTACACAGGTTCTCAACCGTTTGTTACGCCTCGCGCTTTGGAAACAGAGGAAATTCCGGGTGTGATTGAGCAATTTCGTCAGGGGGCTAAAAATGCTTTGACGGCTGGATTTGATGGGGTAGAAATACACGGTGCTTTCGGATACATAATTGATCAGTTTCTCCAAGATGGAACTAATAAACGCACTGATATTTATGGTGGTTCTATTGAAAATCGAGTGCGGTTTCTGTTGGAAGTTACGGAAGCTGTATGTAGTGTTTGGGGTGCAGAACGTGTAGGAATTAAGCTTTCACCCAGCAACACATATAACGATGTCCATGACTCTGACCCCGAAGCTTTATTTAGCTATGCGATCGCTGCCCTCAATACCTTTGGTTTAGGCTATCTTCACCTAATGGAAGCATCGCCAGCAGATATCAGACATGGAGGTAAGTCGATTCCTGTCTCTGATTTTCGCCCTCTTTATACAGGAACGCTAATTGCTAATGGGGGTTACGACAGAGAAAAAGGGGATGCGGCGATCGCTAATGGTGTTGCTGACTTAGTTTCTTTTGGTCAACTATTTTTAGCTAATCCAGATTTACCAGAACGTCTGCGGTTAAATACCTCATTTAATCAACCCGACCGCAATACCTTCTATGGTGGTGATGAGAAAGGTTATACCGACTATCCATTTATGCAATCAACAACTATCGAGTGA
- a CDS encoding response regulator, which translates to MTLQNPIRILIVDDHPVVRQGLAAMINRESDMAVVAQVCNGREAVAEFRQHQPDVTLMDLRMPEMDGVTAITTICNEFENARIIVLTTYDGDEDIYSGLKAGAKGYLLKDAEPDELLAAIRVVNVGQKYIPPSVGAKLAERIGILQLSSRELDVIRLMATGKSNQEIGTALQISEGTVKYHVNNILSKLGVSDRTQAVITALRRGIVTLQ; encoded by the coding sequence ATGACTTTACAAAACCCTATTCGTATCTTGATTGTTGATGATCATCCAGTGGTTCGCCAGGGTTTAGCAGCGATGATTAACCGTGAGTCGGATATGGCTGTTGTGGCACAGGTTTGTAATGGTCGTGAGGCGGTTGCAGAATTTCGTCAACATCAACCGGATGTCACACTGATGGATTTGCGAATGCCAGAAATGGATGGAGTGACGGCAATTACTACTATTTGTAATGAATTTGAAAACGCCCGGATTATTGTCCTGACTACTTACGATGGCGATGAAGATATCTACAGTGGACTCAAAGCTGGGGCTAAAGGTTATTTGCTCAAGGATGCTGAACCGGATGAACTACTTGCAGCCATTCGCGTTGTCAATGTAGGGCAGAAATATATTCCGCCTTCAGTGGGAGCGAAACTGGCAGAGCGTATAGGTATCCTGCAACTAAGCAGTAGAGAACTAGATGTGATTCGCCTCATGGCTACTGGTAAAAGTAATCAAGAAATTGGTACTGCATTGCAGATATCCGAGGGTACTGTCAAGTACCACGTTAATAATATTCTCAGCAAATTAGGCGTAAGCGATCGCACTCAAGCTGTGATTACTGCCCTCAGACGAGGAATTGTCACTCTCCAATAA
- a CDS encoding GAF domain-containing protein: MLISTSQPKDTTQQTLLLEATASVANVLLTVGNFDQAVNMALQIIGMSLDTDRVCVIEHFEQPSELLPWWKIIYEWHSPYTVPQISHHQVAQGTYKGITNWYDRISQGQVLSYLLEEMPEPFRSGQAAIGVKALHVVPILIDGKCWGCVGFDDCREAKRRNADELAVLKTAALCIGSAIERQRMQETLLQAEKERAAELARINEALQQRDRLLSVVAQVTKNLLETEDIDVAIPTALQAIGEVANMSRVQLILESQDLTTQKLYHWITYEWVAPGITPQINHPTMAVIENEHVEVILKELCAGRSIWRIVEDLPEPIRDEFASIGIKSTGGVPLFIEGRYIGAVAFDDCAQYRHWSQQEIDVLTTAAESIGAALHRKQLVEHLVTERFQASQKKLVELSQANTALKNSLARLAAVSELDTFLSHIILEIQHQLNAQSAHLFLYDALSHTLRLHLGFQADQVLPKDKLQNIDPFLAPIPADITRGWEILVQAKKPLEVGIWDNAHPEHWSLALEWHRQRGHQKAMYIPLLLGDIPLGFLGLAFTHKTSFHPEDFELAQALAHQATLAIQLTQLAEQAKQTAVAYEQEKAAQEQLRQLAQANTVLKKTLDVLATEPEIDRSLGHVLQVMTEQLESTSAALWFYNQENENFSLHLVYLDGQILAAIPENLDKLTGHWVRKGKFPRDLIIKKHIRDRRPVIYHVDNSPELSQKSRQFMESLGVKTLLGVPLLIGAEVVGTFTVRFTTKRDLQAEELELIQALAHQATLAIQLLRMAEQAKQAAVTREQEKAAQQQLKELARANEALRSCVNRLADELDSETFLEHLLLEASAQINSCASAMFLYQDLFNHVRVMKRYVREGQVINIYKNPEFEVLTNPIPVNTCAVWESSLLKGEAVFFNLDDTNEERCPHIDWHYTQGHRSIVLVPLILGSRPLGFIGFCFWEYRTRLPQNIELIMTLAQQATLAIHLTNLAENSRQAAILEERNRMAREIHDTLAQAFTGVIVQLGAASRLTTDDLAEVHTHIIQARDLAREGLAEARRSLNALRPQILETNNLPKAFNRLVSQMSASLDRQIVCNIIGQVYSLSAEVENNLLRIGQEALTNALKHALASEIKIELVYDPTQFILRVKDNGQGLDTDSLSMVKGFGLMGIKERSDRIGAQLTIQSTPGGGTEIIILVRI; the protein is encoded by the coding sequence ATGCTCATTTCTACAAGTCAGCCAAAAGATACGACACAACAAACGCTTTTATTAGAAGCGACGGCTTCGGTAGCAAACGTGCTATTAACTGTAGGTAATTTTGATCAGGCAGTGAATATGGCACTGCAAATTATTGGCATGAGTTTGGATACGGATCGGGTTTGTGTAATTGAGCATTTTGAGCAACCATCAGAATTACTTCCTTGGTGGAAGATCATTTATGAATGGCATTCACCCTATACAGTGCCACAGATTTCTCATCATCAAGTAGCCCAAGGAACATATAAAGGAATTACTAATTGGTACGATCGCATTTCTCAAGGACAGGTACTAAGTTACCTACTGGAAGAAATGCCAGAGCCGTTTCGTAGTGGACAAGCGGCGATTGGAGTCAAAGCACTGCATGTAGTTCCTATCTTGATTGATGGTAAATGTTGGGGGTGTGTGGGTTTTGACGACTGTCGAGAAGCCAAGCGCCGCAATGCCGATGAGTTAGCAGTACTGAAAACCGCAGCCCTTTGTATCGGTAGTGCTATCGAGCGTCAACGGATGCAAGAAACTTTACTACAAGCTGAAAAAGAACGTGCCGCCGAACTGGCCAGAATTAATGAAGCTTTGCAACAGCGCGATCGCTTACTTTCTGTGGTTGCTCAAGTTACGAAAAACTTATTAGAAACTGAAGATATTGATGTAGCAATTCCTACAGCTTTGCAGGCGATCGGCGAAGTGGCAAACATGAGTCGCGTGCAACTGATTCTCGAATCCCAAGACCTAACTACACAAAAACTATATCATTGGATTACTTATGAGTGGGTAGCCCCAGGAATTACGCCCCAAATCAACCATCCCACTATGGCAGTGATTGAGAATGAGCATGTCGAGGTCATACTGAAGGAATTGTGTGCAGGGCGTTCTATTTGGCGTATAGTTGAGGACTTACCTGAGCCAATTAGAGATGAATTTGCATCCATAGGCATCAAATCAACCGGGGGAGTTCCCTTATTTATCGAAGGACGTTACATTGGTGCTGTCGCCTTTGATGATTGCGCCCAATACCGACACTGGAGTCAGCAAGAAATCGATGTACTGACTACTGCGGCTGAGAGCATTGGAGCCGCACTACACCGCAAACAATTAGTAGAACACCTAGTCACCGAGCGTTTTCAAGCTTCCCAAAAGAAATTAGTAGAACTGTCTCAGGCTAATACTGCCCTGAAAAATAGTCTGGCTCGTCTAGCCGCAGTTTCTGAACTTGATACTTTCCTGAGCCATATCATCTTAGAAATTCAACATCAATTAAATGCTCAATCGGCGCATTTATTTCTCTATGATGCACTATCCCATACATTGCGCCTGCATCTAGGTTTTCAAGCAGATCAGGTACTACCTAAAGATAAATTACAAAACATTGACCCTTTCCTAGCGCCAATTCCCGCAGATATTACTCGTGGGTGGGAGATTTTAGTGCAGGCAAAAAAACCTCTAGAAGTGGGCATTTGGGACAATGCCCATCCTGAACATTGGTCTTTAGCCCTAGAGTGGCATCGTCAGCGAGGACATCAAAAAGCCATGTATATACCCCTACTCTTGGGTGATATTCCCTTGGGTTTCTTGGGGTTAGCGTTTACTCACAAAACTAGTTTCCATCCAGAGGATTTTGAATTAGCTCAAGCTTTAGCCCATCAAGCAACCTTAGCAATTCAACTCACCCAGTTAGCAGAACAAGCAAAGCAAACCGCAGTAGCCTATGAACAAGAAAAAGCTGCCCAAGAGCAGTTAAGGCAATTGGCTCAAGCGAATACCGTACTCAAGAAAACTTTAGATGTATTGGCAACAGAACCGGAAATTGATCGCTCCCTTGGTCATGTATTACAAGTCATGACTGAACAATTAGAGTCCACCTCTGCTGCTCTGTGGTTCTACAATCAAGAAAATGAAAACTTCTCACTACATCTGGTCTATCTTGATGGTCAAATTTTGGCAGCAATACCCGAAAACCTTGACAAATTAACAGGACATTGGGTCAGAAAAGGAAAATTTCCCAGAGATTTAATCATCAAAAAGCATATCCGCGATCGCCGTCCAGTTATCTATCATGTAGATAACTCACCGGAATTATCCCAAAAATCCCGCCAATTTATGGAAAGTTTAGGCGTAAAAACCTTACTGGGTGTACCCTTACTCATTGGCGCGGAAGTAGTGGGTACTTTTACCGTCCGGTTTACTACAAAACGGGATTTGCAAGCAGAAGAACTCGAACTCATTCAAGCTTTAGCACATCAAGCAACGTTGGCAATTCAACTGCTACGCATGGCAGAACAAGCAAAACAAGCCGCAGTGACTCGTGAACAAGAAAAAGCCGCCCAACAGCAACTAAAAGAATTAGCTAGAGCTAACGAAGCCTTAAGAAGTTGTGTAAATCGATTAGCAGACGAACTCGACTCGGAAACATTTCTAGAGCATCTACTTTTAGAGGCTTCTGCTCAAATCAATTCCTGTGCATCTGCAATGTTTCTCTACCAGGATTTGTTTAATCACGTCCGAGTGATGAAGCGATATGTTAGGGAAGGACAGGTAATTAATATCTATAAAAATCCAGAATTTGAAGTATTGACAAATCCAATACCTGTCAATACTTGCGCTGTCTGGGAAAGCTCGCTTTTAAAAGGCGAAGCTGTCTTCTTTAACTTGGATGATACTAATGAGGAACGTTGTCCGCACATAGACTGGCATTATACTCAAGGACACCGTTCTATTGTGCTTGTACCTTTAATTTTAGGTTCCCGTCCTCTGGGATTTATTGGTTTTTGCTTTTGGGAATATAGAACTAGGCTACCCCAAAACATAGAATTGATTATGACATTGGCGCAACAAGCCACCCTAGCAATTCATTTGACCAATTTAGCCGAAAACAGCCGCCAAGCTGCCATTTTAGAAGAACGCAACCGCATGGCGCGGGAAATTCATGATACCCTAGCCCAAGCCTTCACAGGTGTAATTGTCCAATTGGGTGCAGCCTCTCGCCTAACTACGGATGATTTAGCAGAAGTACACACACACATCATCCAAGCAAGGGATCTAGCACGAGAAGGACTAGCTGAAGCCAGGCGATCGCTCAACGCTCTCCGTCCCCAAATCTTAGAAACTAATAATTTACCCAAAGCTTTTAACCGTCTTGTCAGCCAAATGTCTGCCTCCCTTGATCGGCAAATTGTCTGCAATATCATCGGTCAAGTATATTCCTTATCAGCAGAAGTAGAAAATAACTTACTACGTATTGGGCAAGAAGCATTGACAAATGCCTTGAAACATGCGTTGGCTAGTGAAATCAAGATAGAACTAGTCTATGACCCGACACAATTTATCTTGCGAGTTAAAGATAATGGACAAGGACTGGATACAGATAGTTTATCAATGGTAAAAGGTTTTGGCTTGATGGGTATCAAAGAACGTAGCGATCGCATAGGAGCGCAACTAACAATCCAAAGCACCCCAGGAGGGGGAACGGAGATTATCATACTCGTCAGGATTTAG